From the Plectropomus leopardus isolate mb chromosome 18, YSFRI_Pleo_2.0, whole genome shotgun sequence genome, one window contains:
- the LOC121957819 gene encoding CMP-N-acetylneuraminate-beta-galactosamide-alpha-2,3-sialyltransferase 1-like — MNSKVRVLLFVLSVTGMCVFWRAYLLPYSPPQLESPCACERCLSEKDQWFTQRFNKFVEPFLSANYSLSEDAFNWWKHLQTERRNFTTYRKTVNRMFQMLSPKPDVVEPSPDRCRSCAVVGNSGNLRRSHYGPLIDFHDIIIRMNTAHTKGYEADVGTRTTHRIMYPESAVDLDSTTHLVLVPFKIQDIEWVTKALTTGFTGKSYMPVKSKIKANKDLVMVVNPAFMRYVHDIWLGKKGRYPSTGFMALILALHICDEVNVFGYGADSEGNWSHYWEKLGNRHLKTGVHPGNHEYGIIEELAAQQIVTFYRGW; from the exons ATGAATTCCAAAGTAAGGGTGCTCCTTTTTGTCCTGTCTGTGacaggcatgtgtgtgttttggagagcATATTTGTTACCTTACTCCCCGCCTCAGCTGGAAAGCCCCTGCGCTTGTGAGCGATGTTTATCTGAAAAGGATCAATGGTTCACACAGCGTTTCAACAAATTTGTTGAACCGTTTTTGTCAGCAAACTACAGTCTCTCAGAGGACGCTTTCAACTGGTGGAAG CACCTACAGACTGAGAGGCGCAACTTCACTAcctacagaaaaacagtgaacaGGATGTTTCAGATGTTATCACCCAAACCAGATGTTGTAGAACCCAGCCCTGACCGCTGCAGGAGTTGTGCCGTGGTGGGGAATTCTGGGAATTTGAGGAGATCACATTATGGACCTCTCATAGACTTCCATGACATTATCATAAG AATGAACACTGCTCACACGAAGGGCTATGAAGCAGATGTTGGGACCAGAACAACTCATCGTATCATGTATCCAGAAAGCGCTGTGGATTTAGATAGCACCACTCATCTTGTGCTGGTTCCATTCAAGATACAGGATATCGAGTGGGTCACCAAGGCCCTCACTACAGGATTTACTGGAAA ATCATATATGCCAGTAAAATCAAAGATCAAAGCTAACAAGGATTTG GTAATGGTGGTCAATCCGGCTTTTATGAGGTATGTCCATGACATATGGCTTGGAAAGAAGGGCAGGTATCCATCCACAGGCTTTATGGCTTTGATTCTTGCTCTGCATATTTGTGATGAG GTCAATGTTTTTGGTTATGGAGCAGACAGTGAAGGAAACTGGAGTCATTACTGGGAAAAACTGGGGAACAGACACTTAAAAACTGGTGTACATCCTGGAAATCATGAATATGGAATTATCGAGGAGCTAGCTGCACAACAAATAGTCACTTTTTATAGAGGGTGGTGA